Part of the Deinococcus misasensis DSM 22328 genome is shown below.
GGGCGGTCTTGCAAAGCCATTTTCAGGCCCTGAAAAGTGCTTCCCTTGGGCTTCTTCTCGGTCACTTTCATGCTGGGAAGCATCAGAAAGGAAAACACCAGAGACAGCACATAACAGGCTGCACCCATGAAACTGACCGCCTGAAAACCGTAAGGAATGAGCAAAGTTCCGATCAAAGGTCCCAGAGCCATTCCCACATTGCTGGTGACCCCTTGCAGGGCATAAAACCTCGGGCGCTGTTCTGGAGGGGTGAGGAGAACGATGGCTGCAGATTTGGGGGCATCGAACAGGGCACCTCCAAGGGCAGCAAAAACCGCTGAAGCCATCAGGAGGGGGATGGTGTCTGCAAAAGCCATGCTGGCAAAACCCAGAGAACGCACCAACAACCCGAGGCAAATCAGGGGCTTCAGGCCAAAGCGGTCCCCGAGCATGCCACCCACCACGGTAAAACCCTGCTGCACCAGTTGCCTCACGGCCAGCACCAGACCGATGGCTCCGGCTGCCCATCCCAGACCACTGACAAAATGTACGGTGATCAGGGGGATGATCATGAAAAATCCGAGCCACATCAGCAGGTTGTCCAGCAAAAGCACACGTTGGGGCAGCGTCATGCTTTACCCTAACGCGGTTTGAGGGGAGGGGGAATAGCGGGATTGGCGTAGAGGTTGCCGAGAGCCGAGAGCCGAGAGCCGAGAGCCG
Proteins encoded:
- a CDS encoding MFS transporter, encoding MTLPQRVLLLDNLLMWLGFFMIIPLITVHFVSGLGWAAGAIGLVLAVRQLVQQGFTVVGGMLGDRFGLKPLICLGLLVRSLGFASMAFADTIPLLMASAVFAALGGALFDAPKSAAIVLLTPPEQRPRFYALQGVTSNVGMALGPLIGTLLIPYGFQAVSFMGAACYVLSLVFSFLMLPSMKVTEKKPKGSTFQGLKMALQDRPFIQFQTIQMGFFFLWVQVNVALMLHATQHGGTSLTAWVYGVYAGFTSVLQYPIMKYASKKWSSQTLLAAGVASMALGMGLMGFTHEPLTILLCTAVFAFGNLLAAPSQQTLIAGLTPPERAGTYLGVAAFPLAIGGFLGNALGGAMFDFGKAIHFVTLPWVVFFVVGSITAVLIYQFRATQAQKEEPAASTAV